The proteins below come from a single Rhizobium tropici CIAT 899 genomic window:
- the murG gene encoding undecaprenyldiphospho-muramoylpentapeptide beta-N-acetylglucosaminyltransferase, with protein sequence MSKGIVLLAAGGTGGHVFPAEALAYKLKERGYSVHLVTDSRAERYAGKFPADEIHVVPSATIGSKNPVKVASALWTLWTGMRAARKLIQRIKPVCVVGFGGYPTVPPLLAATRMGVPSMLHEQNAVMGRANKMLATRVRAIAGGFLTENGAFAEKTVTTGNPVRPAVIEAAKRPYVPSGPEDPFNLVVFGGSQGAQYFSKAVPTAISLLEESLRKRLRITQQVRPEDMETVNSCTRKLEMGADVAPFFNDMAERIGAAHLVLCRSGASTVSELAVIGRPAILVPYPHALDHDQAANAAALAATGGVKVIVQSELTPEKLSTILRGAMTMPEKLAKMAASAKQAGKPDAANLLADMVEAIAAGRSIQQFKGAGA encoded by the coding sequence ATGAGTAAAGGCATTGTCCTTCTTGCCGCCGGCGGTACCGGCGGTCACGTTTTTCCGGCCGAAGCGCTGGCCTACAAGCTGAAGGAGCGCGGCTATTCCGTGCACCTCGTCACCGACAGCCGTGCCGAACGCTATGCCGGCAAATTCCCGGCCGATGAGATCCATGTCGTGCCCTCGGCAACGATCGGTTCGAAGAACCCTGTGAAGGTCGCGAGCGCCCTTTGGACGCTGTGGACCGGCATGCGCGCAGCGCGCAAGCTGATCCAGCGTATCAAGCCCGTCTGCGTCGTCGGCTTCGGTGGCTATCCAACGGTTCCGCCGCTTCTGGCCGCAACGCGTATGGGCGTGCCGTCCATGCTGCATGAGCAGAATGCCGTCATGGGTCGCGCCAACAAGATGCTGGCGACGCGCGTGCGTGCGATTGCCGGCGGCTTCCTTACGGAAAACGGCGCGTTTGCCGAGAAGACGGTGACCACGGGCAATCCCGTGCGTCCGGCCGTCATCGAGGCGGCCAAGCGTCCGTATGTGCCATCTGGTCCGGAAGATCCGTTTAACCTCGTCGTGTTCGGCGGCAGCCAGGGCGCGCAATATTTCTCGAAGGCCGTGCCGACAGCTATCAGCCTGCTTGAGGAGTCGCTGCGCAAGCGCCTGCGGATCACGCAGCAGGTGCGCCCTGAGGATATGGAGACGGTCAACAGCTGCACGAGAAAGCTTGAGATGGGCGCCGATGTCGCGCCGTTCTTCAACGACATGGCGGAGCGTATCGGTGCTGCGCATCTGGTTCTCTGCCGCTCCGGTGCCTCCACGGTCTCCGAGCTTGCCGTCATCGGGCGCCCGGCGATCCTGGTTCCCTATCCGCATGCCTTGGATCACGATCAGGCCGCCAATGCGGCTGCGCTCGCGGCAACCGGCGGCGTCAAGGTCATCGTGCAGTCGGAACTGACGCCGGAGAAACTTTCCACCATCCTGCGCGGTGCCATGACCATGCCGGAAAAGCTCGCAAAGATGGCTGCATCAGCCAAGCAGGCGGGCAAACCTGATGCGGCAAACTTGCTTGCCGACATGGTTGAGGCTATTGCCGCGGGACGTTCAATTCAGCAATTCAAGGGGGCAGGCGCATGA
- the ftsW gene encoding putative lipid II flippase FtsW has protein sequence MVSRVERGALAEWFWTIDRVFLALFILLIGIGFMLSFAASPAVAERIGLEPFHFVKRHALFLVPAIAAMIGISFMTPRQVRRTAVILLIVSLAMMLFALFFGIEVKGSRRWVNIAALSIQPSEFMKPAFVVVCAWLFSEHARQPEIPGNLFAIILFGIVVALLVAQPDLGQTILTTAVWGGMFFMAGMPWLWIIVLGGLGAGGFVTAYYVFDHVAQRVNKFLTGEGDTFQVDTAKEAIVHGTWFGVGPGEGTVKRIIPDAHTDFIFSVAAEEFGAIFCMVLVLIFAFLVLRGLSHAYKEKNDFNRFAVAGLVLQIGIQSIINIGVNLQLLPAKGMTLPLISYGGSSMTAICVTAGFILALTRHRPEKRAQDRTMFRVTHGLPAE, from the coding sequence ATGGTAAGCCGCGTTGAACGTGGGGCCTTGGCCGAATGGTTCTGGACCATCGACCGCGTGTTTCTCGCCCTTTTCATCCTCTTGATCGGCATCGGCTTCATGCTGTCCTTCGCGGCTTCGCCGGCGGTGGCGGAGCGCATCGGGCTTGAGCCGTTCCACTTCGTCAAGCGCCACGCCCTGTTCCTCGTCCCGGCGATTGCGGCGATGATCGGCATTTCCTTTATGACGCCCAGACAGGTGCGACGAACGGCAGTCATTCTGCTGATCGTCTCACTGGCGATGATGCTTTTTGCGCTTTTCTTCGGCATCGAAGTCAAGGGCTCGCGGCGCTGGGTCAATATCGCCGCCCTGTCGATTCAGCCTTCGGAATTCATGAAGCCGGCTTTCGTCGTCGTCTGCGCCTGGCTGTTTTCCGAACATGCGCGCCAGCCGGAGATTCCCGGCAATCTCTTCGCCATCATTCTTTTCGGCATTGTCGTCGCCTTGCTCGTCGCCCAGCCTGACCTTGGCCAGACCATCCTGACGACCGCCGTCTGGGGCGGCATGTTCTTCATGGCCGGCATGCCCTGGCTGTGGATCATCGTGCTTGGCGGTCTTGGCGCGGGCGGTTTCGTCACCGCTTATTACGTTTTCGATCACGTCGCACAGCGCGTGAACAAGTTCCTGACCGGCGAGGGCGATACGTTTCAGGTTGATACCGCCAAGGAAGCGATTGTCCATGGCACCTGGTTCGGTGTCGGCCCGGGCGAGGGCACCGTCAAGCGCATCATCCCGGACGCCCATACCGACTTCATCTTCTCGGTCGCGGCCGAGGAATTCGGCGCCATCTTCTGCATGGTGCTTGTGCTGATCTTCGCCTTCCTCGTGCTGCGCGGCCTGTCGCATGCCTACAAGGAGAAGAACGACTTCAACCGTTTTGCCGTCGCCGGCCTGGTGCTGCAGATCGGTATCCAGTCGATTATCAACATTGGTGTGAACCTGCAGCTGCTGCCGGCGAAGGGCATGACGCTGCCGCTGATTTCTTACGGCGGTTCATCGATGACCGCGATCTGCGTGACGGCGGGCTTCATTCTGGCGCTGACGCGTCACAGGCCGGAAAAGCGTGCGCAGGATCGGACAATGTTCCGCGTGACGCACGGTTTGCCGGCGGAGTGA
- the murD gene encoding UDP-N-acetylmuramoyl-L-alanine--D-glutamate ligase, whose amino-acid sequence MIPISTLNGKKVALFGLGGSGFATARALVAGGADVTAWDDNPDSVAKAAAEGIAVTDLRAIDWNGLSVFVLSPGVPLTHPKPHWTVDLAHAAGVEIIGDVELFVRERRAHAPDCPFIAITGTNGKSTTTALIAHILQSSGRDTQLGGNIGTAVLTLDPPKAGRFYVVECSSYQIDLAPTLNPSAGILLNLTPDHLDRHGTMQHYADIKERLVAGSDVAVVGIDDSHSSLIADRIERAGGKVTRISRRHALADGLYAEGSRILQASNGAASEIADLDGIQTLRGGHNAQNAAAAIAACLSVGVSAEEIRAGLKSFPGLKHRMQPVGKRGRVVFVNDSKATNADAAAPALSSYENIYWIAGGLPKEGGITSLAPLFPRVAKAYLIGEAAPAFAATLGDQVPYEISGTLERAVAHAAADAGRDERESAAVMLSPACASFDQYKNFEVRGDAFVSHVAAIDGVTMLIGSATGGK is encoded by the coding sequence ATGATTCCTATCTCCACGCTGAACGGAAAGAAGGTCGCTCTCTTCGGGCTCGGCGGTTCCGGCTTTGCCACGGCGCGCGCGCTTGTTGCCGGCGGCGCCGATGTCACGGCTTGGGACGATAATCCGGACAGCGTGGCGAAGGCGGCTGCCGAAGGGATAGCGGTCACCGATCTGAGGGCGATCGACTGGAATGGCCTGTCGGTCTTCGTTTTGTCGCCCGGCGTGCCGCTGACGCATCCAAAACCACACTGGACCGTCGATCTCGCTCATGCAGCTGGCGTCGAGATCATAGGCGACGTGGAGCTTTTCGTCAGGGAGCGGCGCGCGCATGCGCCGGATTGTCCGTTCATCGCCATCACCGGGACGAACGGCAAATCGACGACGACTGCGCTGATCGCTCATATCCTGCAATCGAGCGGCCGCGACACACAGCTCGGCGGCAATATCGGTACGGCGGTGCTGACGCTCGATCCGCCGAAGGCCGGACGTTTCTACGTTGTTGAATGCTCCTCCTATCAGATCGATCTGGCGCCGACGCTTAATCCTTCGGCGGGCATTCTCTTGAACCTGACACCCGATCATCTCGATCGGCATGGCACGATGCAGCATTATGCCGACATCAAAGAGCGGCTTGTCGCGGGCAGCGACGTTGCCGTGGTCGGCATCGATGACAGCCATTCCTCATTGATCGCCGACCGTATCGAGCGAGCTGGCGGCAAGGTCACACGAATTTCGCGCCGGCACGCATTGGCGGATGGCCTCTATGCCGAGGGTAGCCGCATCCTGCAGGCATCGAACGGTGCGGCAAGCGAGATCGCCGATCTCGACGGTATTCAAACGCTGCGCGGCGGCCATAACGCACAGAATGCGGCGGCGGCAATCGCTGCCTGCCTCTCTGTCGGCGTTTCCGCGGAGGAAATTCGCGCTGGTCTGAAATCCTTCCCAGGGCTCAAGCATCGCATGCAACCCGTTGGAAAGCGCGGGCGCGTCGTCTTCGTCAACGATTCCAAGGCGACCAATGCGGATGCGGCCGCGCCTGCGCTTTCGAGCTACGAGAATATCTACTGGATCGCCGGCGGCCTGCCGAAGGAGGGTGGCATCACCAGCCTGGCGCCGCTCTTTCCGCGTGTCGCCAAGGCCTATCTGATCGGTGAAGCGGCACCCGCCTTTGCGGCGACGCTCGGCGACCAAGTCCCCTATGAAATTTCCGGCACGCTGGAACGCGCCGTGGCACATGCTGCCGCGGACGCTGGCAGGGACGAACGTGAGTCTGCTGCGGTGATGCTGTCACCGGCCTGCGCAAGCTTCGATCAGTATAAGAATTTCGAGGTCAGGGGCGACGCCTTCGTCAGCCACGTCGCTGCGATCGATGGCGTCACCATGCTGATCGGTTCAGCAACTGGAGGCAAATGA
- the mraY gene encoding phospho-N-acetylmuramoyl-pentapeptide-transferase, producing MLIWLAELSDHIHFFTTHFRFFNLFRYITFRTGGALFTSALIVFLFGPRIISSLRVRQGKGQPIRADGPQTHFKKAGTPTMGGLMILAGIVVSSLLWADLANVYVVATLLVTLGFGAIGFYDDYLKVTKQSDKGFSGRARLGIEFVIAAIAVYFMMTTALSSGPAGSTFGSSVAFPFFKSLLLNLGMFFVFFGAFVIVAAGNAVNLTDGLDGLAIVPVMIAAASFGVISYLAGNFVFADYLAINFVPGTGELAVVLGAVIGAGLGFLWFNAPPAAIFMGDTGSLALGGMIGSVAVATKHEIVMAIIGGLFVLEALSVIIQVGFFKMTKRRVFLMAPIHHHFEKKGWTESQVVVRFWIVAVILAMIGLSTLKLR from the coding sequence ATGCTGATCTGGCTTGCCGAACTGTCGGACCATATTCATTTTTTCACTACTCACTTCAGATTCTTCAATCTGTTCAGATACATCACGTTCCGTACCGGCGGTGCTCTGTTCACGTCAGCGTTGATCGTTTTTCTCTTCGGGCCGCGAATCATCTCCTCCCTGCGCGTGCGTCAGGGCAAGGGGCAGCCGATCCGCGCCGACGGTCCGCAGACGCATTTCAAGAAGGCCGGCACTCCGACGATGGGCGGGCTCATGATTCTGGCCGGCATCGTCGTCTCGTCGCTGCTTTGGGCTGATCTTGCCAACGTTTATGTCGTTGCCACCCTGCTCGTGACGCTCGGTTTCGGCGCGATCGGCTTCTATGACGACTATCTCAAGGTGACCAAGCAGAGCGACAAGGGCTTTTCCGGCCGCGCGCGCCTCGGTATCGAATTCGTAATTGCCGCGATCGCCGTCTATTTCATGATGACGACGGCGCTGTCCTCCGGTCCGGCCGGCTCTACCTTCGGCTCGTCGGTCGCCTTCCCCTTCTTCAAGAGCCTGCTGCTCAACCTTGGCATGTTCTTCGTGTTTTTCGGTGCCTTCGTCATCGTTGCCGCCGGCAATGCCGTCAATCTGACCGATGGTCTCGACGGGCTTGCCATCGTGCCCGTCATGATCGCAGCCGCATCCTTCGGCGTCATCTCCTATCTCGCCGGCAATTTCGTCTTTGCCGATTATCTGGCGATCAATTTTGTGCCGGGTACGGGCGAACTCGCCGTCGTGCTCGGCGCTGTCATAGGCGCGGGCCTTGGCTTCCTGTGGTTCAATGCACCGCCGGCGGCTATCTTCATGGGCGATACCGGCTCGCTGGCACTCGGCGGCATGATCGGCTCGGTCGCCGTCGCCACCAAGCACGAGATCGTCATGGCGATCATCGGTGGACTCTTCGTGCTCGAGGCGCTTTCCGTCATCATCCAGGTCGGTTTCTTCAAGATGACGAAGCGCCGCGTCTTCCTGATGGCACCCATCCACCATCACTTCGAAAAGAAGGGCTGGACGGAAAGCCAGGTCGTCGTGCGTTTCTGGATCGTCGCGGTCATTCTGGCGATGATCGGCCTCTCCACCCTGAAGCTGCGGTGA
- a CDS encoding UDP-N-acetylmuramoylalanyl-D-glutamyl-2,6-diaminopimelate--D-alanyl-D-alanine ligase: MSWLWTTEDLIAAISGRSFGVLPEGITGISIDSRSIKPGEAFFAIKGDRVDGHDYANIAMANGAAFIVISEARLPAMGSLTVPKVVVDDVLAALARLGIAARKRTQAKIIAVTGSVGKTTTKEMLRRALTPSGKVHASVASFNNHWGVPLTLARMPEDTDFGVFEIGMNHPEEIRPLVKMVQPHVAIITTIAPAHLGNFHSISEIAAAKAEIFDGVVPGGHAILNHDNDQFEMLEKAAMAAGIEHIHSFGQHAKADVRLAEFNASEENSTLWLTIGGETMEVALGAPGRHIAENALAVLGAVMLVEADLDQAVDALADLQPEKGRGQRHKRAIGNGYFTLIDESYNANPASMRAAIALLATTSPHAGAGGRPGRRVAMLGDMLEMGDYAQRVHANLAGPLLAAGIEHVWLAGPEMAALRDELPESVHVEYHETTEELSEFALNSVAPGDVLMVKSSLGMGFGKIIAGLLDKFPAFSDTGPHTHQGL, from the coding sequence TTGAGCTGGCTATGGACAACTGAGGATCTGATCGCTGCAATCTCCGGCCGCTCTTTCGGAGTGCTGCCCGAGGGCATTACAGGCATTTCCATAGACAGTCGTTCCATCAAGCCGGGCGAAGCCTTTTTCGCCATCAAAGGGGATCGCGTCGACGGTCATGACTATGCCAATATCGCTATGGCGAACGGCGCAGCCTTCATCGTCATCAGCGAGGCACGTTTGCCTGCCATGGGCAGTCTGACCGTACCGAAGGTTGTGGTGGATGACGTCTTGGCGGCGCTTGCGCGGCTCGGTATTGCCGCCCGCAAGCGCACGCAGGCGAAGATCATCGCCGTCACGGGTTCGGTCGGCAAGACGACAACCAAGGAGATGCTGCGGCGCGCGCTGACCCCGTCAGGCAAGGTGCATGCCTCCGTTGCTTCCTTCAACAATCATTGGGGCGTCCCGCTGACGCTGGCGCGCATGCCCGAGGATACCGATTTCGGCGTTTTCGAAATCGGCATGAACCATCCCGAAGAGATCAGGCCGCTGGTCAAGATGGTGCAGCCGCATGTGGCGATCATCACCACGATCGCGCCGGCCCATCTCGGCAACTTCCATAGTATCAGTGAGATCGCCGCGGCCAAGGCGGAAATTTTCGACGGTGTCGTGCCTGGTGGCCATGCCATTCTCAATCACGACAACGATCAGTTCGAGATGCTGGAGAAGGCTGCCATGGCAGCCGGTATCGAGCATATCCATAGCTTCGGCCAGCATGCGAAGGCGGATGTCCGTCTCGCCGAGTTCAATGCTTCTGAAGAGAATTCAACGCTTTGGCTGACGATCGGCGGCGAGACCATGGAGGTGGCGCTTGGCGCACCTGGGCGCCATATCGCGGAAAATGCACTCGCCGTGCTTGGCGCCGTCATGCTCGTCGAAGCTGATCTCGACCAGGCGGTCGATGCGCTGGCCGACCTGCAGCCTGAAAAGGGCAGGGGCCAACGTCATAAGCGCGCGATCGGCAACGGCTATTTCACGCTGATCGACGAAAGTTATAACGCCAACCCCGCTTCCATGCGCGCGGCCATCGCGCTGCTAGCGACGACCTCTCCGCATGCGGGAGCCGGTGGCCGGCCGGGTAGGCGGGTCGCCATGCTCGGCGACATGTTGGAAATGGGGGATTATGCCCAGCGCGTTCATGCCAACCTTGCGGGGCCGCTGCTTGCGGCCGGCATCGAGCATGTCTGGCTGGCAGGTCCGGAGATGGCGGCTTTGAGGGATGAGCTGCCGGAAAGTGTTCATGTCGAATATCACGAGACGACTGAGGAGCTCTCGGAATTCGCGCTCAATTCTGTCGCCCCCGGCGATGTCTTGATGGTGAAATCGTCGCTGGGAATGGGGTTCGGAAAGATCATCGCGGGCTTGCTTGACAAATTTCCCGCATTTTCCGACACGGGCCCCCACACCCATCAGGGGCTTTAG
- a CDS encoding UDP-N-acetylmuramoyl-L-alanyl-D-glutamate--2,6-diaminopimelate ligase translates to MNLRDIAGNEFPELNTHIGGALGDLEISGISADSRKVAPGMVFVAVAGTKADGASFIADAVSRGASVIVAGHAADAGNVPLLQVGEPRRFLAVAASRFYGRQPETMVAVTGTAGKTSVASFTRQIWAYAGHPAAMIGTTGVVSPFRNEYGALTTPDPVSLHKLLAELADEGVTHAAMEASSHGLDQFRLDGVKLAAAAFTNLGRDHMDYHPTVEDYMAAKMRLFRDLLPKGSPAVIFADDVWSAQAIAAAQAAGHDVRTVGRKGDFLTLKRVEHFRHKQIAEVHVGDDIFEVHIPLAGDFQIANALVAAGLAISTGVAAPVAMAALEKLVGASGRLELVGHTHDGALVYVDYAHKPDALENVLNSVRPFTTGRVIVVFGCGGDRDRGKRPIMGEIACRLADVVVVTDDNPRSEDPATIRGEIMAAAACATEIGDRAEAIRKAVGLLKSGDTLIVAGKGHEEGQTIGSVTLPFSDHAELRKALEDLKS, encoded by the coding sequence ATGAACTTGCGGGATATTGCCGGAAATGAGTTTCCGGAACTCAACACACATATTGGCGGAGCGCTTGGCGATCTTGAGATAAGCGGGATCTCCGCCGATAGCCGTAAGGTGGCACCAGGCATGGTTTTTGTTGCGGTCGCCGGCACGAAGGCGGATGGAGCAAGTTTCATTGCCGATGCAGTTTCGCGCGGTGCCTCGGTTATAGTTGCTGGTCATGCGGCCGATGCCGGTAATGTGCCATTGCTGCAGGTTGGCGAGCCGCGCCGGTTCCTTGCTGTCGCCGCTTCCCGCTTCTACGGACGCCAGCCCGAAACGATGGTGGCGGTGACGGGAACTGCGGGCAAGACCTCCGTTGCTTCTTTCACGCGCCAGATCTGGGCCTATGCCGGCCATCCGGCCGCCATGATAGGCACGACGGGCGTCGTTTCTCCGTTCCGCAATGAATATGGCGCGTTGACGACACCCGATCCGGTGTCGCTGCACAAGCTTCTGGCCGAATTGGCGGACGAGGGCGTTACCCATGCGGCCATGGAAGCATCAAGCCATGGCCTCGATCAGTTCCGGCTCGACGGCGTGAAGCTCGCCGCCGCCGCGTTCACCAATCTTGGTCGCGATCACATGGATTACCATCCGACGGTCGAGGACTATATGGCGGCAAAGATGCGGCTGTTCCGCGACTTGCTGCCGAAGGGATCGCCGGCGGTTATTTTCGCAGACGATGTTTGGTCTGCGCAGGCGATTGCCGCCGCACAGGCGGCCGGGCATGATGTCCGAACTGTCGGGCGCAAGGGCGATTTCCTGACGTTGAAGCGCGTCGAGCACTTCCGCCATAAGCAGATCGCCGAGGTGCATGTCGGCGACGACATTTTCGAAGTTCATATCCCGCTTGCCGGAGATTTCCAGATCGCCAATGCGCTGGTCGCCGCCGGTCTCGCGATCTCGACCGGTGTTGCCGCGCCGGTTGCCATGGCCGCGCTGGAGAAGCTGGTCGGTGCGTCGGGCCGTCTGGAACTCGTTGGTCATACGCATGACGGCGCGCTTGTCTATGTCGACTATGCCCATAAGCCGGATGCGCTTGAAAACGTCCTGAATTCGGTGCGCCCGTTCACGACGGGGCGCGTCATCGTCGTCTTCGGCTGCGGCGGCGACCGCGATCGCGGCAAGCGTCCGATCATGGGCGAGATCGCCTGCCGTCTTGCCGATGTCGTCGTTGTCACCGACGACAATCCGCGCTCGGAAGATCCAGCAACGATCCGCGGGGAAATCATGGCGGCCGCCGCCTGTGCGACCGAGATCGGTGATCGCGCCGAAGCGATCCGCAAGGCTGTCGGCCTGCTGAAATCCGGCGACACGTTGATCGTCGCCGGTAAGGGGCATGAGGAAGGTCAAACGATCGGCAGCGTTACGCTGCCATTTTCCGACCATGCCGAGTTGCGCAAAGCATTGGAGGATTTGAAGTCTTGA
- a CDS encoding peptidoglycan D,D-transpeptidase FtsI family protein, whose product MSFLSRIMVLKSKAHFSTDGNNRPNDGFSRSTFEGARKRKSSQAKSRVVLLVGSFIAIYCVIGGRLAQFAMTQPDITSSILPPDRLMASRPDIVDRNGALLATDIRTVSLFAEPNKIIDADEAVEELRKVLPDLDTKSTYKKLSAKSSHFAWLRRQLTPKQQNQILALGIPGIGFRPEKRRFYPGGTTAPHILGYVNIDNRGVAGMEKYIDDQGLADLAAAGMTNDQPLQPVKLSIDLRVQGIVRDAVVNAVKNFQAKGAGAAVLDVHTGEVLGMASAPDFDPNYPNEGATEGWLNRMTNGTFEMGSTFKTFTMAMALDDGKVTLRNAFDATNPIRIGGFTIKDFHGQRRVLTVPEIFQYSSNIGTAKIADLVGIEGHKEFLTRIGLLTKMQTELPEVKMPSQPRVWKKINSITISFGHGVSTTPLQTAVAGAALVNGGKLIEPTFLPRTRDQADAIAKMVVKKSTSDDVRFLLEFNGTRGSGRNARVPGYNVGSKTGTADKVVNGRYSNTLNFNTFMAVFPIDNPQYIVMTFIDEPKSGERGGGTISAFTALPIARDIVARSAPILGVQPNFGKDDSALLASY is encoded by the coding sequence ATGTCTTTTCTTTCGCGCATCATGGTCCTGAAGAGCAAGGCCCATTTCTCCACTGACGGCAACAATCGCCCCAACGATGGATTTTCCCGTTCGACATTCGAGGGTGCGCGCAAGCGCAAGTCCAGTCAGGCAAAAAGCCGTGTCGTACTATTGGTTGGGAGTTTCATCGCGATCTATTGCGTGATCGGCGGTCGTCTTGCGCAATTCGCCATGACCCAGCCGGATATCACGTCAAGCATTCTGCCGCCGGATCGGCTGATGGCCTCGCGCCCTGATATCGTCGACCGTAATGGCGCCTTGCTGGCAACCGACATCCGCACGGTCTCGCTGTTTGCCGAGCCGAACAAGATCATCGATGCGGATGAAGCTGTCGAGGAATTGCGCAAGGTCCTGCCGGATCTTGATACTAAATCCACCTACAAGAAGCTTTCGGCGAAGTCCTCGCACTTTGCCTGGCTGCGTCGGCAGCTGACGCCGAAGCAGCAGAACCAGATTTTGGCACTGGGCATTCCCGGCATCGGCTTCCGTCCCGAGAAACGCCGCTTCTATCCGGGCGGGACGACCGCCCCTCACATTCTCGGCTACGTGAACATCGACAATCGCGGCGTTGCCGGCATGGAGAAATATATCGACGACCAGGGGCTCGCCGACCTCGCTGCTGCGGGCATGACCAACGATCAGCCGCTGCAGCCGGTGAAGCTTTCGATCGATCTGCGCGTGCAGGGCATCGTTCGTGATGCGGTGGTCAATGCCGTCAAGAATTTCCAGGCCAAGGGCGCGGGTGCCGCAGTTCTCGATGTCCACACCGGCGAGGTTCTCGGCATGGCCTCGGCTCCGGATTTCGATCCGAATTATCCGAATGAGGGCGCCACGGAAGGCTGGCTCAACCGCATGACGAACGGCACGTTCGAAATGGGATCGACCTTCAAGACCTTCACCATGGCCATGGCGCTGGATGATGGCAAGGTTACGTTGCGTAACGCCTTCGATGCCACCAACCCCATCCGTATTGGTGGCTTTACCATCAAGGATTTCCACGGCCAGCGGCGCGTTTTGACCGTTCCTGAAATTTTCCAGTACTCTTCGAATATCGGCACGGCCAAGATTGCCGATCTCGTCGGTATCGAAGGCCATAAGGAATTCCTCACCCGTATCGGCCTGCTCACGAAGATGCAGACCGAATTGCCCGAGGTGAAAATGCCGTCGCAGCCACGCGTCTGGAAGAAGATCAACTCCATCACGATCTCCTTCGGTCACGGTGTCTCGACGACGCCGCTGCAGACAGCTGTCGCGGGAGCGGCACTCGTCAATGGCGGCAAGCTGATCGAGCCGACCTTCCTGCCGCGCACGCGCGATCAGGCCGACGCTATTGCCAAGATGGTCGTCAAGAAGAGCACCAGCGACGATGTACGCTTCCTGCTTGAGTTCAACGGCACCAGGGGCTCGGGTCGCAATGCCCGCGTTCCCGGCTACAATGTCGGCAGCAAGACCGGCACGGCCGATAAGGTGGTCAACGGCCGGTATTCCAATACGCTGAACTTCAATACCTTCATGGCCGTGTTTCCGATCGACAATCCGCAATACATCGTCATGACCTTCATCGACGAGCCGAAGAGCGGCGAGCGCGGCGGCGGGACGATTTCGGCCTTCACCGCCTTGCCGATCGCCCGTGATATCGTCGCCCGCTCGGCGCCGATTCTCGGGGTGCAGCCCAATTTTGGAAAAGATGACTCGGCCTTGCTGGCGTCTTATTAA
- the ftsL gene encoding cell division protein FtsL yields the protein MLKTFDIVLIGVMTAMASVTYTIKHHAELKLEEVRRLESEIKLERDTIDLLKADWALVSQPNRLERLVNNYNSELQLQPTLSTAIVQPSELPMLRSQLPPPTVTASNDPKSGKAGGAKSGASVASSNGDTTDAQIRKAIADVAAAPAPRPKPPALAKRKKSDVDNMATGSVRD from the coding sequence ATGCTGAAGACTTTTGACATCGTGCTGATCGGCGTCATGACGGCCATGGCCAGTGTGACCTACACGATCAAGCATCATGCCGAGCTGAAGCTGGAAGAGGTTCGCCGCCTCGAATCCGAAATCAAGCTTGAGAGGGATACGATCGATCTCCTCAAGGCGGACTGGGCGCTGGTTTCTCAGCCGAACCGGCTGGAGCGCCTGGTCAATAATTATAATAGCGAACTTCAGCTGCAGCCGACGCTCTCGACGGCGATCGTTCAGCCGAGTGAATTGCCGATGTTGCGCTCGCAGCTTCCGCCGCCAACGGTAACGGCCTCCAATGATCCGAAGAGCGGCAAGGCAGGCGGTGCCAAGAGCGGCGCGTCGGTGGCCTCGAGCAATGGCGATACGACGGATGCACAGATCAGGAAGGCCATCGCCGATGTTGCTGCCGCTCCGGCGCCGCGTCCGAAACCGCCCGCTCTTGCCAAGCGCAAGAAGTCTGATGTCGACAACATGGCAACGGGATCGGTGAGGGATTAA